The sequence CCCGTCTGAGGCCAGAGGATTTTGTGGCTGGACGGGCAACTAACCGCCATGAGTGGCCAACGAACCAGAGCCCACGTGTACATCACTGGCACCGTTCAGGGGGTCTACTACCGGGCGAACACTCGAGACGCGGCGAGGGCCCACGGCGTGGACGGCTGGGTGCAAAACCTCTCAGACGGCCGCGTCGAGGCCGTCTTCGAGGGCGAGAAGGACCGCGTCGAAGCGATGGTCGAGTGGTGTCACGACGGCAGTCCCGCCGCGTCCGTCGAAGCGGTGGAAGTCGATTTCGAGTCGCCGGAGCAACTCGACGGTTTCGAGATCCGGCGGTGAGCGCGCCACCTTTACGATTGGCCCCCGCTAACGGTCGGGCATGATCACGAGCGACCGGATGGCGGCCGTGGACCGTAACGCCACGGCCCTCGGCGTCGCCCCGGAACAGTTGATGGAGTCGGCCGGCAACGCCGTCGCCCGGACGGTCCGGGAGATGGCCGCACCGGGCGAATCGGTTGCCATCGTCGCCGGACGTGGGAACAACGGTGGCGATGGGTTCGCGACGGCCCGATTTCTCTCCGGGTTCGACGTCGCGGTACACCTGTTGGGCCGGCCCACAGGAATCGCGAGCGAGGTCTCGCGGGCCAACTGGGACGCCCTCCAGACCGCCGAGATACCGACACGGCGAGTGCGCGATTCGACAGCGCTTGACCTCGGGTCGCCGGACGTCGTCGTCGACGCGGTCCTGGGCACCGGCGTCACGGGTGCACCGCGAGAACCCGAACGGAGCGTCATCGAAGCAATCAACGAGAGTGGTGCCAGCATCGTCTCGATCGACGTGCCCTCGGGCATGGACGCCGACAGCGGCGAGGTTCGAGATATCGCCGTCGAGGCCGATCGGGTGGTCACGTTCCACGACCTGAAGCCGGGACTCGAGGGACGGGAGGGCGTGACCGTCGCCGACATCGGCATCCCCGACGCCGCGGAGCGATTCGTGGGCCCCGGCGATCGATTCGCCCTCGAACGGCCCCGGGACAGCCACAAGGGTGATTTCGGCCGGGTGCTGGTCGTCGGCGGTGGTCCGTACACCGGGGCACCGGCACTGGCCGGACAGGCGGCCCTCCGTGCCGGCGCCGACCTCGCGTACGTCACGGCGCCCGAACCAGTGGCCGACGAGATACAGGGGTACAGCGAGGACCTCATCGTCGAGCCTATCGTCGGCACTCGACTCGTCCCCCAGCACGTCGACGACCTGCTCGAACGTGCCGCGGGACGGGACGTCGTCGTTCTCGGTCCGGGGCTGGGCGACGCGAGCGACACGGTGCGCGCCGTCGGGGAGTTCCTCGAACGATACGACGGCCGGGCGGTCGTCGACGCCGACGCCCTCTCGGCGGTCCCGGACGTTGAAACGAACGCCACACTCGTCTGTACGCCACACCAGGGAGAACTCGCAGAGATGGGAGGGCCGACGGCGGACGACTGGGAGACGCGCGCCGACCTCGTCGAGGAGTATGCCGCCGACCTCGGCCGCACGCTCCTCGTGAAGGGGGCGTACGACGTCGTCTCCGACGGCGAGACGACGCGAGTCAACCGCACCGGCAATCCGGGGATGACGGTCGGTGGGACGGGGGACGTACTCGCTGGGGCGACCGCGGCGCTGCTGGCCAAGCTATCCCCCGTCGAGGCAGCCTCGCTCGGCGCCTTCGCGAACGGGACCGCGGGCGACGCCGTCGTCGAGGAGACCGGATTCGGTCTGCTCGCCTCCGACCTGCTGGCGGAACTCCCACGGGCCCTCTGGGGTGATCGCCGATGAGCGACGACGAGTTGACACACACGACCGAGAGCGGCGAGGCACAGATGGTGGACGTCGGCGAAAAACCGGATACCGCACGCAGAGCGGTCGCGGCCGGGGAGATCCACCTTACCGACTCGACGCTCGACGCCATCCGCAACGACGAGATCGGCAAGGGGAACGTGCTGGCGACCGCCCGTGTCGGCGCGATCCAGGCGGTCAAACACACGTGGGAGACGGTCCCGATGTGCCATCAGATCCCCATCACGAACGTGGAGACGGAATTCGCCGTCCGCGAGGACCGTGTCACCCTCGAGGTCGCCGTCGAGACGACCGGCAAGA is a genomic window of Halanaeroarchaeum sp. HSR-CO containing:
- a CDS encoding acylphosphatase; translation: MSGQRTRAHVYITGTVQGVYYRANTRDAARAHGVDGWVQNLSDGRVEAVFEGEKDRVEAMVEWCHDGSPAASVEAVEVDFESPEQLDGFEIRR
- a CDS encoding NAD(P)H-hydrate dehydratase, coding for MITSDRMAAVDRNATALGVAPEQLMESAGNAVARTVREMAAPGESVAIVAGRGNNGGDGFATARFLSGFDVAVHLLGRPTGIASEVSRANWDALQTAEIPTRRVRDSTALDLGSPDVVVDAVLGTGVTGAPREPERSVIEAINESGASIVSIDVPSGMDADSGEVRDIAVEADRVVTFHDLKPGLEGREGVTVADIGIPDAAERFVGPGDRFALERPRDSHKGDFGRVLVVGGGPYTGAPALAGQAALRAGADLAYVTAPEPVADEIQGYSEDLIVEPIVGTRLVPQHVDDLLERAAGRDVVVLGPGLGDASDTVRAVGEFLERYDGRAVVDADALSAVPDVETNATLVCTPHQGELAEMGGPTADDWETRADLVEEYAADLGRTLLVKGAYDVVSDGETTRVNRTGNPGMTVGGTGDVLAGATAALLAKLSPVEAASLGAFANGTAGDAVVEETGFGLLASDLLAELPRALWGDRR
- the moaC gene encoding cyclic pyranopterin monophosphate synthase MoaC, coding for MSDDELTHTTESGEAQMVDVGEKPDTARRAVAAGEIHLTDSTLDAIRNDEIGKGNVLATARVGAIQAVKHTWETVPMCHQIPITNVETEFAVREDRVTLEVAVETTGKTGCEMEALQGVTTGLGVVWDMVKAAEKDEDGQYPDTAIENVRVLEKEKRRRD